A section of the Chiloscyllium plagiosum isolate BGI_BamShark_2017 chromosome 4, ASM401019v2, whole genome shotgun sequence genome encodes:
- the LOC122548775 gene encoding cysteine/serine-rich nuclear protein 1-like — MIPPPDKATFQDRSASLTPAFPFSEESDDSEDNSCSSDMTDSSLSNYSEGVDEGSNDRFLDNAPQSHQTADIDDDGLTRILHFNDSESECGNDTENQDGFPYFNPSDFFCETGDQQSSMETFKFNTEYYTNHLPSLDENANQEGSFSLGDVAPTPSSNHGYLPSHCVEQAPKSYTDLSLSTDSFEFFQSFSEFNYGSFHNPQKDHESMDNCPSLQFQFPGFPSFSQAADPGSCFLESLIGLAEPITADSFPEPPTPFPDSQHLEEAIKTSIMETVKV, encoded by the exons ATGATACCTCCTCCAG ACAAGGCCACCTTCCAGGACAGAAGTGCCTCCCTAacgccagcctttcctttcagtgAAGAGTCAGATGACAGTGAGGATAACAGCTGTAGCAGTGACATGACCGATTCCAGTTTGTCAAATTACAGCGAGGGGGTGGATGAGGGAAGCAATGACCGTTTCTTGGATAATGCACCACAGTCTCATCAAACAGCAGACATTGATGATGACGGACTGACCCGAATCCTCCATTTTAATGATTCTGAAAGCGAGTGTGGTAATGACACTGAAAACCAGGATGGCTTCCCTTACTTTAACCCATCTGACTTTTTCTGTGAGACTGGTGACCAGCAGTCTAGCATGGAAACCTTTAAATTCAACACTGAGTACTATACTAATCACTTGCCCAGCTTGGATGAGAATGCCAATCAGGAAGGAAGTTTCTCTCTGGGAGATGTAGCTCCGACACCAAGCAGTAACCATGGCTACCTGCCTTCTCACTGTGTGGAGCAGGCTCCCAAAAGCTACACTGACCTCAGCCTTTCGACTGACTCCTTTGAATTTTTCCAGTCGTTCTCAGAATTCAACTATGGATCTTTTCACAATCCACAGAAGGACCATGAAAGCATGGACAATTGTCCATCGCTGCAGtttcagttccctggctttcccaGTTTCTCCCAGGCCGCTGACCCAGGTAGCTGTTTCCTGGAGTCTCTGATTGGTCTGGCTGAGCCCATCACAGCAGATTCATTTCCAGAGCCCCCTACACCTTTCCCAGACAGTCAGCATCTCGAAGAAGCCATCAAAACATCCATTATGGAAACTGTGAAGGTTTAA